A window from Deinococcus aquiradiocola encodes these proteins:
- a CDS encoding (Fe-S)-binding protein, with protein sequence MKIDLFITCLNDALFPKTGQATVSLLERLGHEVRFNAAQTCCGQMHLNTGYRADALSLVRKFVNDFRDAEVIVLPSGSCAAMLRELAPDAAHWEGDEALRSEVLELSGRIYELSEFLVKKLGVEDVGAAYPHRVTYHPTCHAMRSLHVGDAPLRLLRNVRGLTLLPLPHADECCGFGGTFSVKNPDVSTAMLADKARHILETGAEACTAGDNSCLMHIGGGLHRLRSGARTVHLAEILASTPGQVWA encoded by the coding sequence TTGAAAATCGACCTGTTCATCACCTGCCTGAACGACGCCCTGTTCCCGAAGACCGGGCAGGCGACGGTATCGCTCCTCGAACGCCTGGGCCACGAGGTGCGCTTCAACGCCGCGCAGACGTGCTGCGGGCAGATGCACCTGAACACCGGCTACCGCGCGGACGCCCTGAGCCTGGTGCGCAAGTTCGTGAACGACTTCCGGGACGCCGAGGTGATCGTCCTGCCGAGCGGCTCGTGCGCCGCCATGCTGCGCGAACTCGCGCCCGACGCCGCCCACTGGGAGGGCGACGAGGCCCTGCGGAGTGAGGTGCTGGAGCTCTCCGGCCGCATCTACGAGCTGAGCGAGTTCCTCGTGAAGAAGCTGGGCGTCGAGGACGTCGGCGCGGCGTACCCGCACCGCGTCACGTATCACCCGACGTGCCACGCCATGCGCTCGCTGCACGTCGGGGACGCGCCCCTGAGACTGCTGCGGAACGTACGCGGCCTGACGCTGCTCCCCCTCCCGCATGCGGACGAGTGCTGCGGGTTCGGCGGCACCTTCAGCGTCAAGAACCCCGACGTGAGCACCGCCATGCTGGCCGACAAGGCCCGCCACATCCTGGAGACCGGCGCGGAGGCCTGCACCGCCGGGGACAACTCCTGCCTGATGCACATCGGCGGGGGGCTCCACCGGTTAAGAAGTGGGGCCAGGACCGTGCACCTCGCGGAGATCCTCGCGAGCACCCCTGGGCAGGTGTGGGCGTGA
- a CDS encoding lactate utilization protein B, producing the protein MSGLHPARPFPEAAKSEVNNPQLRANLRKVTNTIREKRLRAVGELPHWEELRVLGAATKDASLAHLSDRLLELEASVKARGGHVHWARDAAEARELVAQIAQGHGVTELIKVKSITSDEIELNRALDAHGIHAIETDLAELIVQLSHDTPSHILVPAIHRNRAEIQALFNRELGDPEHLSDDPAVLAGAARRYLRQKFLTTKMAVSGANFAIADTGTVCVVESEGNGRMCVTLPEVLVSIMGIEKVLGTWEDISVFMELLPRSSTAERMNPYTSFWSGVTPGDGPQEFHLILLDNGRTDVLADEVGRQTLRCIRCSACLNVCPVYERAGGHAYGSVYPGPIGAILTPQLLHMDDKNANTLPGASSLCGACFDACPVRINIPQVLIYLRGEANGHKGTTLESVAMGAARYAMSEGWRFEGAVKLARAGQGPLVHGGQITALPGLLGGWTQSRDLAPFPPQSFREWWREREAEGAGGEP; encoded by the coding sequence GTGAGCGGCCTGCACCCCGCCCGGCCCTTCCCCGAGGCCGCGAAGTCGGAGGTCAACAACCCGCAGCTCCGGGCGAACCTCCGCAAGGTCACGAATACCATCCGCGAGAAGCGTCTGCGGGCGGTGGGGGAACTGCCGCACTGGGAGGAGTTGCGTGTGCTGGGCGCGGCCACCAAGGACGCCTCGCTGGCGCACCTGAGCGACCGGCTGCTGGAACTGGAGGCGAGCGTCAAAGCGCGCGGCGGGCACGTGCACTGGGCGCGCGACGCGGCCGAGGCGCGCGAGCTCGTGGCGCAGATCGCGCAGGGGCACGGGGTCACGGAGCTCATCAAGGTCAAGAGCATCACGTCCGACGAGATCGAGCTGAACAGGGCGCTGGACGCGCACGGCATCCACGCCATCGAGACGGACCTCGCGGAACTGATCGTGCAGCTGTCGCACGACACGCCGAGCCACATCCTGGTGCCCGCCATCCACCGCAACCGCGCCGAGATCCAGGCGCTGTTCAACCGTGAACTCGGCGACCCGGAGCACCTGTCGGACGACCCCGCCGTGCTGGCCGGGGCGGCGCGGCGCTACCTGCGGCAGAAGTTCCTGACCACGAAGATGGCGGTGTCCGGCGCGAACTTCGCCATCGCCGACACGGGAACCGTGTGCGTGGTGGAATCCGAGGGCAACGGCCGCATGTGCGTGACGCTGCCGGAAGTGCTCGTCAGCATCATGGGCATCGAGAAGGTGCTGGGGACGTGGGAGGACATCTCCGTGTTCATGGAGCTGCTCCCGCGCAGCAGCACGGCGGAGCGCATGAACCCGTACACGTCGTTCTGGAGTGGCGTGACGCCGGGCGACGGCCCTCAGGAATTCCACCTGATCCTGCTCGACAACGGCCGCACCGACGTCCTGGCCGACGAGGTCGGGCGGCAGACGCTGCGCTGCATCCGCTGCTCGGCGTGCCTGAACGTCTGCCCCGTGTACGAGCGGGCGGGCGGCCACGCGTACGGCAGCGTCTACCCCGGCCCGATCGGCGCGATCCTCACGCCGCAGTTGCTGCACATGGACGACAAAAATGCCAACACCCTGCCCGGCGCGTCCAGCCTGTGCGGGGCGTGCTTCGACGCGTGCCCGGTGCGCATCAACATCCCGCAGGTGCTCATCTACCTGCGCGGCGAGGCGAATGGGCACAAGGGCACGACGCTGGAATCCGTGGCGATGGGCGCGGCGCGCTACGCCATGAGCGAGGGCTGGCGCTTCGAGGGCGCCGTGAAGCTCGCCCGGGCCGGGCAGGGGCCGCTCGTGCACGGCGGGCAGATCACGGCCCTGCCGGGCCTGCTGGGCGGGTGGACGCAGAGCCGCGACCTCGCCCCGTTCCCGCCGCAGAGCTTCCGGGAGTGGTGGCGGGAGCGGGAAGCGGAAGGCGCAGGAGGGGAACCGTGA
- a CDS encoding LutC/YkgG family protein, whose translation MSNAEARLEILTRINRAVRDRDVPERPAYPRAEGQSRADVLHTFEDRILDYRAGFVRVSPDGVREAVRAALGDARRVVVPDGLDPAWLPDGLDVRRDTPPLTHAQLDGVDSVVTSCAVAVARTGTIILDHGPGQGRRALTLVPDLHVCVIHAHQIVPDVLDGVHAVAGAVRAGRPLTWLSGGSATSDIELVRVEGVHGPRTLRVIVVDG comes from the coding sequence GTGAGCAATGCCGAGGCCAGACTGGAGATCCTGACGCGCATCAACCGTGCCGTCCGGGACAGGGACGTGCCGGAACGCCCCGCTTACCCGCGCGCCGAAGGGCAGTCCCGCGCGGACGTGCTGCACACCTTCGAGGACCGCATTCTGGACTACCGCGCTGGCTTCGTGCGCGTGTCGCCGGACGGCGTACGGGAAGCGGTGCGGGCCGCCCTGGGAGACGCGCGCCGCGTGGTCGTCCCGGACGGCCTGGACCCGGCCTGGCTCCCGGACGGCCTGGATGTGCGGCGTGACACCCCACCCCTCACGCACGCGCAGCTGGACGGCGTGGACTCGGTCGTGACGTCGTGCGCGGTCGCCGTGGCGCGCACCGGCACCATCATCCTCGACCACGGCCCTGGCCAGGGCCGCCGCGCGCTGACGCTCGTACCGGACCTGCACGTCTGCGTCATCCATGCCCACCAGATCGTGCCGGACGTGCTGGACGGCGTGCATGCCGTCGCCGGAGCCGTCCGCGCCGGGCGGCCGCTCACGTGGCTGAGTGGCGGCAGCGCCACCAGCGACATCGAACTCGTGCGCGTCGAGGGCGTCCACGGTCCCCGGACCCTGCGCGTCATCGTGGTGGACGGCTGA
- a CDS encoding ABC transporter substrate-binding protein, with product MTPQRQPTQPPPVQSVPVVEPWPDEPVLALRAWLFARDGERDTYPVTLQEVRTVWACSDRTARRTLQQAHAGGTLAYLPGRGRGITSRVTFAVPLREALTAALTRLIAARNLDGVARVLRLPFPRAWVFTRQVQALFGLTEPAPGLDVLRMAVTRDLGSLDPLLASNTFEAHLLQQVMDPLVTLDGTTGELLPHLAHHWDTAPDGLTWTFWLRKGVQFHHGRTLDAHDVKFTLDRTRHGAAWLLPDLERVSVHGPHAVRLHLSRRDAFLPWRLCDTPALVLPRDLPFHPDRLTGTGAFRFTRLPAGLRLTAFDAHFAGRPLIDEVEYWNVPDRQHGGPTSVQVQGEGAAAQPHWQAEVGVQFLIWNAHRPATHDPHLRRAVHELYDVHAYWRDVGRTDPLVPASSFYPRRSAARGVPERREAHAAALLRDTRAAPLVLYALSWPEPQAEAAWLAGRCRRHGLHVEVRPFDLDLSPLPTDGDMVMLGEVAGVHEHLAFLSALQHPQLLFRQLLPPALLRDVDAHLDTYRTARTHRERENILDAVEHLLLRDDWLTLTYHRVKRRQLHPLIRDVHPDAYGRLDLKRLWIDRPGVDGA from the coding sequence GTGACGCCGCAGCGCCAGCCCACTCAGCCCCCGCCCGTCCAGTCCGTGCCCGTGGTGGAGCCCTGGCCGGACGAACCGGTCCTGGCGCTGCGGGCGTGGCTGTTCGCGCGGGACGGCGAGCGGGACACGTACCCGGTGACGCTGCAGGAGGTGCGGACCGTCTGGGCCTGCAGTGACCGCACGGCCCGCCGGACCCTGCAGCAGGCGCACGCCGGCGGGACGCTCGCGTACCTGCCGGGGCGGGGGCGCGGCATCACCTCCCGCGTGACGTTCGCCGTGCCGCTGCGGGAGGCCCTGACGGCGGCCCTGACGCGCCTGATCGCGGCACGGAACCTGGACGGCGTGGCGCGCGTCCTGCGTCTCCCCTTCCCGCGCGCCTGGGTGTTCACGCGGCAGGTGCAGGCCCTGTTCGGGCTGACGGAACCCGCGCCGGGCCTGGACGTGCTGCGCATGGCCGTCACGCGCGACCTCGGGAGCCTCGACCCGCTGCTCGCGTCGAACACCTTCGAGGCGCACCTGCTGCAGCAGGTGATGGACCCCCTCGTGACGCTGGACGGCACGACCGGCGAACTCTTGCCGCACCTCGCGCACCACTGGGACACGGCGCCGGACGGCCTGACGTGGACCTTCTGGCTGCGCAAGGGCGTGCAGTTCCATCACGGCCGGACGCTCGACGCGCACGACGTGAAGTTCACGCTCGACCGGACGCGGCACGGCGCGGCGTGGCTGCTGCCGGACCTCGAACGGGTGAGCGTGCACGGGCCGCACGCGGTGAGGCTTCACCTGTCGCGCAGGGACGCGTTCCTGCCGTGGCGGCTGTGCGACACGCCCGCCCTGGTCCTGCCGCGCGACCTGCCGTTCCACCCGGACCGGCTGACCGGCACGGGCGCGTTCCGGTTCACGCGCCTTCCGGCGGGACTGCGGCTCACGGCCTTCGACGCGCACTTCGCGGGCCGCCCCCTGATCGACGAGGTGGAGTACTGGAACGTCCCGGACCGCCAGCACGGCGGGCCGACCAGCGTGCAGGTGCAGGGGGAGGGCGCTGCGGCGCAGCCGCACTGGCAGGCGGAGGTGGGCGTGCAGTTCCTGATCTGGAACGCGCACCGCCCGGCCACGCACGACCCGCACCTGAGACGCGCCGTGCACGAACTGTACGACGTGCACGCGTACTGGCGGGACGTGGGCCGCACGGACCCGCTCGTGCCCGCGTCATCCTTCTATCCGCGCCGATCAGCTGCGCGCGGCGTCCCGGAACGCCGGGAGGCGCACGCGGCCGCCCTCCTGCGGGACACCCGTGCCGCGCCGCTCGTGCTGTACGCGCTCAGCTGGCCGGAACCGCAGGCGGAAGCCGCGTGGCTCGCCGGACGCTGCCGCCGCCACGGCCTGCACGTCGAGGTGCGCCCCTTCGACCTCGACCTGTCCCCGCTGCCCACGGACGGCGACATGGTCATGCTGGGCGAGGTGGCGGGCGTGCACGAGCACCTCGCGTTCCTCTCGGCCCTCCAGCACCCGCAACTGCTGTTCCGGCAACTGCTGCCGCCCGCACTGCTGCGGGACGTGGACGCGCACCTGGACACCTACCGCACCGCGCGCACGCACCGGGAACGCGAGAACATCCTGGATGCGGTGGAGCACCTGCTGCTGCGGGACGACTGGCTGACCCTGACGTACCACCGCGTGAAACGCCGTCAGCTGCATCCCCTGATCCGGGACGTGCACCCCGACGCGTACGGCCGCCTGGACCTCAAACGCCTGTGGATCGACCGGCCCGGCGTCGACGGTGCGTGA
- a CDS encoding MDR family MFS transporter, which yields MWSSLHPNVRTRITTSFLSRLVGGAVFPFMAVYFTAHLGAGRAAVLLALLVLAQFLAGLYGGGLADAWGRRRTLLLGEALKFVAFAGMLTANAWTPHPWATFAAVLAVNVASGLLNPAAEAMLVDVSTPQTRTFMYAVNYWAVNASLLVGSLLGGWLYRDHFPLLLALMCGMSAVTWWLSWARMTETRGAAVTSRAAPGLLALGRSYRAVLRDPAFLLFTLGGVAVLGIEFSRANWVAVHLAQTFTPTPLFGLPLDGLRVAGVLTAVNTLLIVAFTAPVTAWIAARAPRPTMQAGFVLFAAGFAVLACRTELWVLLLGSVVLTVGELLYVPTRQALLADLVPEDRRGAYLAVNGQVFTLAKWVATLGLPLGAVWGASGMAALTFALGLLGVLFSRLALRGPAGLIGERGPVTGPA from the coding sequence ATGTGGTCCTCCCTGCACCCGAACGTCCGCACGCGCATCACGACCTCATTCCTGTCGCGCCTGGTGGGCGGCGCGGTCTTCCCGTTCATGGCGGTGTACTTCACGGCGCACCTCGGCGCGGGCCGCGCGGCCGTGCTGCTGGCGCTGCTCGTCCTCGCGCAGTTTCTGGCGGGCCTGTACGGCGGCGGGCTGGCGGACGCGTGGGGGAGACGCCGGACCCTGCTGCTCGGCGAGGCGCTGAAGTTCGTGGCGTTCGCCGGGATGCTCACCGCGAACGCGTGGACCCCGCACCCCTGGGCGACCTTCGCGGCGGTCCTGGCCGTGAACGTCGCGTCGGGCCTGCTGAACCCGGCGGCCGAGGCGATGCTGGTGGACGTCAGCACCCCGCAGACGCGCACCTTCATGTACGCCGTGAACTACTGGGCCGTGAACGCCAGTCTGCTCGTCGGGTCACTGCTCGGCGGCTGGCTGTACCGCGACCACTTCCCGCTGCTGCTGGCCCTGATGTGCGGCATGTCCGCCGTCACGTGGTGGCTGTCGTGGGCCCGGATGACCGAGACGCGCGGCGCGGCCGTCACGTCCCGGGCCGCGCCGGGTCTCCTGGCGCTCGGCCGCAGTTACCGGGCGGTGCTGCGCGACCCGGCCTTCCTGCTGTTCACGCTGGGCGGCGTCGCCGTGCTCGGCATCGAGTTCTCCCGCGCGAACTGGGTGGCCGTGCACCTCGCGCAGACCTTCACGCCCACTCCGCTGTTCGGCCTGCCGCTCGACGGCCTCCGGGTCGCGGGCGTCCTCACGGCCGTCAACACGCTGCTGATCGTGGCGTTCACGGCGCCCGTCACGGCCTGGATTGCCGCGCGCGCGCCGCGCCCCACCATGCAGGCGGGCTTCGTGCTGTTTGCGGCAGGCTTCGCGGTCCTCGCGTGCCGCACGGAACTGTGGGTGCTGCTGCTCGGCAGCGTGGTCCTGACGGTCGGTGAACTGCTGTACGTGCCGACCCGGCAGGCACTCCTCGCGGACCTCGTCCCGGAAGACCGGCGCGGCGCGTACCTCGCGGTGAACGGTCAGGTGTTCACGCTCGCCAAATGGGTGGCGACGCTCGGCCTGCCGCTCGGCGCGGTGTGGGGCGCGTCCGGGATGGCTGCCCTGACCTTCGCGCTCGGCCTGCTCGGCGTGCTGTTCAGCCGCCTCGCCCTGCGCGGACCGGCCGGCCTCATAGGCGAGCGCGGCCCGGTGACCGGCCCCGCCTGA
- a CDS encoding HU family DNA-binding protein produces the protein MTKSSKKKAVAAPVAAPTEVEKLGKTALVDLVAGQTALSKKEAAEAIDAVLDIIATSLKSGQTVGLPGLGTLSVKATAARTGVKPGTSEKVQIPAGKKVAFKVATTLKAGL, from the coding sequence ATGACGAAAAGCTCCAAGAAGAAAGCCGTTGCCGCCCCCGTCGCCGCGCCCACCGAAGTCGAGAAGCTCGGCAAGACCGCCCTCGTCGACCTCGTCGCGGGCCAGACGGCCCTGAGCAAGAAGGAAGCCGCCGAGGCCATCGACGCCGTGCTGGACATCATCGCCACCAGCCTGAAGTCTGGCCAGACGGTCGGCCTGCCCGGCCTGGGCACGCTCAGCGTCAAGGCGACCGCCGCCCGTACCGGCGTGAAGCCCGGCACGAGCGAGAAGGTCCAGATTCCCGCCGGCAAGAAGGTCGCCTTCAAGGTCGCCACGACCCTCAAAGCCGGCCTGTAA
- the nucS gene encoding endonuclease NucS codes for MLLDQLLNPDPAALAAFLNLHLQGRTGLLQVACEAEITYHGRAMSLAQAGEYLLLVKPDGSVQVHGPRGVKPVNWQPGTDSLHAAVEDGVCVLTARRSRPDEVLRVLFVAPGVAQALGVRAEGEFLLDGTEAQLQEVLARAPHLIEEGLTVLDRELLVGVGGIDLYARDAAGRYVIVELKRGRAGQEAVHQLGRYVDAVRTQLGGQVAVRGILAAPAVTAPARTRLHGAGLEFVEVRHLHLPQDEPLQAALFA; via the coding sequence GTGCTGCTCGACCAACTGCTGAACCCCGACCCCGCTGCCCTCGCGGCCTTCCTGAACCTGCATCTGCAGGGCCGCACCGGCCTGCTGCAGGTGGCGTGCGAGGCGGAAATCACGTACCACGGCCGGGCCATGAGCCTCGCCCAGGCGGGCGAGTACCTGCTGCTCGTGAAACCCGACGGCAGCGTGCAGGTCCACGGCCCCAGGGGCGTGAAGCCCGTCAACTGGCAGCCGGGCACGGACAGCCTGCACGCGGCCGTGGAGGACGGCGTGTGCGTCCTCACGGCCAGGCGGTCCCGGCCGGACGAGGTGCTGCGCGTGCTGTTCGTCGCGCCGGGCGTCGCGCAGGCGCTCGGCGTGCGGGCCGAGGGCGAATTCCTGCTGGACGGCACGGAGGCGCAGCTGCAGGAGGTGCTGGCCCGCGCGCCACACCTGATCGAGGAGGGCCTCACGGTGCTGGACCGTGAACTGCTCGTCGGGGTGGGCGGCATCGACCTGTACGCGCGCGACGCGGCAGGCCGGTACGTGATCGTGGAACTCAAGCGCGGCAGGGCGGGCCAGGAGGCCGTCCATCAGCTCGGCCGCTACGTGGACGCCGTCCGCACGCAGCTGGGCGGGCAGGTGGCCGTGCGCGGCATCCTGGCGGCCCCGGCGGTCACGGCGCCCGCCCGGACGCGCCTGCACGGGGCGGGCCTGGAGTTCGTGGAGGTCCGGCACCTGCACCTCCCGCAGGACGAACCGCTGCAGGCGGCCCTGTTCGCCTGA